From Micromonospora carbonacea:
AGCGGGACATCGAGGACAACCTGTCCGAGCGGATCCTGTTCAACGAGTTGACCCCCGGCCAGATCATCGTGGTCGACTGCGAGGGCGACCCGGAGGACATCGACAAGTCCAAGCTGGTGTTCCGCGGCTCGGACCGACCCGCCGAGGTTCCCGACGCGGTCCCCGCCGAGCTGGGCGGCACCGAGGCCGCCTGACCCGAGGGGCAGCACGACAGAACGGGCGACGGCCCGGCGGCTCTCGCCGCCGGGCCGTCGCCCGTTCTCCCCTTCCGCCGGCCCCGGCCGTCACGGGCAGGGCGTCGCCATGTCGGCGACCTGGGGGTATCGGGGGAGCGCGGAAGTCGGATGCCGGAGATCTGGGGGTATCGCCAGGCTCGGAAGCCGCGATGTCGGCGACCTGGCGGCCCGGTCCTAGCGAGGCGGGACCAGGGCCGGGTCAGGCTCGGGCCGGCCCGGGGCGGGTCAGGCGTCCAGGGCCGGGGCCGGGACCGGCGGGCCGTCACCCGCGAGGCGGAACGACTCCCCACCGGCGGGTTCCACCAGGCCGTCGGTGACCAGCCCGGCCAGGGCGCGGGAGCGCTGGACGTCGTCGGTCCACACCTGGTCCAGCCGTTGGCGCGGCACGGGGCCGGTGGCCTCCCGCAGCACCGCCAGCAGCAGCCCGCGCACCTGGCGGTCCGTGCCGGCGTACCGCTGGGGACGCCGCGTCGGCCCGGCGGGCGCCGCCTGACCGGAGGCCCGCCAGGCGCAGACCGACTCCACCGGGCAGACCGCGCACCGGGGCGACCGGGCGGTGCAGACGACCGCCCCCAGCTCCATGAACGCGGCGCTGGCCAGGGCGGCCCCGGCGGGCTCCACCGGCAGCAGTTCCTCGGTGGCCACCAGGTCGGCGGGGCGGGTGGCGGGGCCGGCGTCCGGCTCCCCGGCGATCGCCCGGCAGACCACCCGCCGCACGTTGGTGTCCACCACCGGGTGCCGCTGCCCGTACGCGAAGGCGGCCACCGCCCGCGCCGTGTACGTGCCGACCCCCGGCAGGGCGAGCAGGTGTTCCAGCCGGTCGGGCACCTCGCCGCCGTGCCGCTCGACGATCGCCGTCGCGCAGTCGTGCAGCCGCATCGCCCGGCGCGGGTAGCCCAGCCGCCCCCACATCCGGATCGCCTCGGCGGGCGTGTCGGCGGCGAGCGCGGCGGGGGTGGGCCAGCGGGCCAGCCACGCCTCGTACGCCGGCAGCACCCGCACCACGGGCGTCTGCTGGAGCATGACCTCGCTGACCAGGATCGCCCACGCGCCCACGCCGGGCACGCGCCACGGCAGGTCGCGGGCGTTGCGCTCGTACCACCGGCTGACGAGGGTGGCGAAGGTGTGCTCGGACATCGCGTCGTCGATCATGTCACGGGCCACCTTCCCGCAGGGTGGGCGGGCCGGGCGGGGCGTCGCGGAGGCCACCCCCCGATCGGGCAGAATGCCCGGATGAGCGAGCTCGCGATCACCGTCATCGGCCGGGACCGGCCCGGCATCGTGGCCGACGTCGCCGAGGTGCTCGCCCGGCTGGGCGCGAACCTCACCGACTCCACCATGACCCGGCTGCGGGGCCATTTCGCGATGACCCTGATCTGCGTGGGCCCGGCCGCCGCCGACGTCGAGGCCGCGCTGTCCCCGCTCGCCGCCGACGGCCAGCTCCTGGCCACCGTACGGGCGGTCACCCCCGACGGCGCGGCCGCGCCGGCCGGTGAGCCGTACGTGCTGGCGGTGCACGGCGCGGACCGGATGGGCATCGTCGCGGCGATGACCCGGGTGCTGACCGACGCGGGCGGCAACGTCACCGACCTGAGCACCCGGCTGACCGGCTCCCTCTACGTGGTGGTCGCCGAGGTCGACCTGCCGCCGGGCACCTTCGACGAGGTGGCCGGCCGGTTGGCGCGTACGGCGGCGGAGTTGGGCGTGGGGGTCAGCCTCCGCCCGGCGGACACGGACCTGCTGTGACGACGGAGTACGCGGGCCTCGCCGGCTGGACCCCGGCGGCGCTGCCGGTGCCGGGCGAGGTGCGCCCGGTGGTCTCCGCCCCCGACCCGGTGCTCAGCCGGCCGGGGCCGGAGGTGGACCCGACGTCGGACGAGATCGTCCGCCTCGCCGCCGACCTGATCGCCACGATGCGGGTCTCGCCGGGCTGCGTGGGCCTCGCCGCCCCGCAGGTGGGCGTGGGCGTGCAGGTGTTCGCGGTGGACGTCACCGGCCACCCGAAGGCGGTCACCGTGCACGGCACGTTCGTCCTGTGCAACGCCCGGGTGGTGGAGGCGACCCGGTGGAAGAGCGGCCGGGAGGGCTGCATGTCGGTGCCCGACCTCACCGGCGACGTCAAGCGGGCCAGCCGCCTGGTCGTCGAGGGGCTGCTGCCGGGCAGCGGCGCGCCGGTGCGGCTGGTCACCGACGGCTTCGAGGCGCGCGCGTTGCAGCACGAGATCGACCACTGCCACGGCCTGCTCTTCCTCGACCGGGTGGCCGGAGCGCACGCGATCTACCAGCGCAAGGTCTACCAGTGACCGGTCCCGGCACCGCCGGACGCCGGGCCGCAGCCGGCGGGGTCGCCGCCCCGAGCGGGGGGTCGCTGTCGTGAGTGGAGGGTCGTCACGGTGAGCCGAGGGTGCTCCGGCGCGTCGCGCCCGACGACGGTGCGTCGCGCCGCTACGGTGGGGGCATCATGCGTCTGACGGTCGGCCCCCTGCCACCCGCCGTGTACTGGCGGCGTCGCGCCGTCGTACTTGGAGCGGGCCTTCTCTTCCTGATCGTGCTGCTCTATTCCTGCAACGGCGCGGGCAACACGGGCACCACGCCGCAGTCGAAGTCGACCCCGACTCCGACGGCGTCCCCGGGCGCCGGCGACCCGTCGGCGGTGCCCGAGCCGAGCGGTTCGGTGCTGACGCCGCAGACCGGTCTCCCGCCCGGCGGGTCGGACGACCCGGGCAGCGACCCGGGCTCGTCGGGGGGCGAGCAGGGCGGGTCGAGCGGCCCCTCCGGCGGCGACGGCGCTCCGGCCGGGCCCGGTGGGGCGGACGCCGGGACGTGCACCGACGCGGAGATCTCGGTGACGCCCGTGGTGCTGCCGACGTCGGCCCCGCAGGGCACGGTGGTCAGCCTCCAGCTCAAGATCAAGAACAGGTCGGACCGCACCTGTAGCCGGGACGTGGGCGCGGACTTCCAGGAGCTGTTCGTCAAGTCGGGCGCGGAGAAGGTCTGGTCCTCCGACACCTGCGGCAACGTCAAGGGCTCGGACGTGCAGTCGTTCACGCCCGGCTTCGAGCGGTCGTACCAGGTGGACTGGAACGGGCGGGACACCAGCCGCTGCAAGGACGGCCTCGCCAACGGCCCGTTGCCGCCGGCCGGGGCCTACCAGGTGTTCGGGCGGCTCGACACCAAGCTCAGCTCGCCGGTGAAGCTCACCATCACCGACTGACGTCCGGCCCGCCCGCCGCCGGTCCGGCTCCGACCCCGGCGGCCAGGCCCCACTGCCGCCGGGTTGACGCGAGCGTCGGACGTGGCGTTCCGGAACGTCAGACGTAGCGTTCCAGGATGGAGGCCTCGGCGAGCCGGGACAGCCCCTCCCGGACGCCGCGGGCGCGGGCGTCGCCGACGCCCTCGACGGCCTGGAGGTCCTCCACGGTGGCCCCGAGTAGCCGCTGCAGGCTGCCGAAGTGCAGCACCAGCCGGTCGACGATGGCCACCGGCAGCCGGGGGACCTTCGCCAGCAGCCGGAAGCCGCGTGGGCTGACCGCCGCGTCGAGCGCGTCGGAGGCGGCCGGGTAGCCGATGGCCTTGGCCACCGCGACCAGGTCGATCAGCTCGGTGGCGCCCAGCAGGTCCAGCTCGACCAGGGCCTCGTCGAGGGTGCGGGACTTGCGGCCGGCGGGCAGGTAGTCGCGGATGACCAGGGTGCGGTCGGCGTCCACGCCGGCCATCAGCTCGTCGAGCTGGAGGGCCAGGAGGCGGCCGTCGGTGCCCAGCTCCACCACGTAGCCGGCGATCTCGTCGGCGATCCGGCGGACCATCTCCAGCCGCTGCACCACCGCCACCGCGTCCCGGACCGTCACCAGGTCCTCGATCTCCAGGGCGGAGAGGGTGCCGGAGACCTCGTCGAGACGCAGCTTGTAGCGCTCCAGGGTGGCCAGGGCCTGGTTGGCCCGGGACAGGATGGCCGCCGAGTCGTCCAGCACGTGCCGCTGGCCGTTGACGTAGAGGCTGATGATCCGCATCGACTGGCTGACGGAGATGACCGGGTAGCCGGTCTGCCGGGCCACCCGCTCGGCGGTGCGGTGCCGGGTGCCGGACTCCTCGGTCGGGATCGACGGGTCCGGCATCAGGTGCACGGCCGCCCGGACGATGCGGGTGCCGTCGCTGGACAGCACCACCGCGCCGTCCATCTTGCACAGCTCCCGCACCCGGGTCGCCGAGAACTCCACGTCGAGGGGGAAGCCGCCGGTGCACAGCCCCTCGACGACCTTGTCGTAGCCCAGGACGATCAGCGCGCCCGTGCGACCGCGCAGGATCCGCTCCAGGCCGTCACGCAGCGCGGTGCCGGGGGCCATGAGGGCGAGATTGGCCCGCAGCGGATCACCGCTCGCGCCGCCGACACTCCCGGTCACGCTGACGCTGATCGGACGGGCGGGCGAGCCCACGGCACCGGTGCGGGCGTGGGGTGTCGCGCCGGCGGTTTTGCTGGCATCGCGGTCGATCGGCACGCGCACAGTCTACGGACTGGCGTGCGGTGGGTGCTGTCGTGGTTACTGTGATGTGTCACGATGCCCCCCGCCGACCGCGTCGGGAGGCCCGCCGCGCTTGTCCGGAATCGCACCGGCGGTCCGACCCGACGGCCACCGTCGGTCACTCCGCCGATGCGCGGGCGGCACACTGGAGCGCCGAGCGCACGTCGGTGACCTCCATCACGCGCATGTTCTCGGGGCCCGCCCCGGCGCTCTCCGGGCCGCACCCCGGGGGCACGAGGGCGACCCGGAAGCCGAGCCGGGCCGCCTCGGCGAGCCGGCGGGGCACCGCGCCGACCCGGCGCACCTCGCCGGTGAGGCCGACCTCGCCGATCGCCACCAGGTGCGGGTTGATGGCCAGGTTGAGGCCGCCGGAGGCGACCGCGAGGGCCACCGCCAGGTCGGCCGCCGGCTCCACCACCCGGATGCCGCCGACGGTGGCCGCGAAGACCTCCCGGTCGTGCAGGGTCAGCCGCTCGGCGCGGCGCTGGAGCACCGCCAGCACCATCGCCAGCCGGGCCCCGTCCAGCCCCGAGACGGTGCGTCGGGGCGAACCCGCCACGGTCGCCCCGATCAACGCCTGCACCTCGGTGACCAGGGCCCGCCGCCCCTCCATCGCCACCGTGACACAGGTGCCCGGCACCGGCTCCGAGTAGCGGGTGAGGAACAGCCCGGACGGGTCGGCGAGGCTGCTGATGCCGCCCTCGTGCATCTCGAAGCAGCCGACCTCGTCGGCGGCGCCGAACCGGTTCTTCACGCCGCGCACCATCCGCAGCGAGGAATGCTTGTCGCCCTCGAAGTGCAGCACCACGTCGACCAGGTGCTCCAGCACGCGGGGCCCGGCCACCTGGCCGTCCTTGGTGACGTGGCCGACCAGGACGGTGGCGACCCCCCGCTCCTTGGCCACGGCGACCAGGGCGGCGGTGACCGCCCGCACCTGGGTCACCCCGCCGGGCACCCCCTCGGTGCCGGCGGTGGAGATGGTCTGCACCGAGTCGAGCACCAGCAGCCCCGGCTTCACCGCGTCGAGGTGGCCGAGGACCGCGCCGAGGTCGCTCTCGGCGGCCAGCCAGAGCTGGTCGTGCAGGGCGTTCATCCGCTCGGCGCGCAGCCGCACCTGGCTGACCGACTCCTCGCCGCTGACCACCAGCGACGGGCTGCCGGCGGTGGCCGCCCACTGCTGTGCGACGTCGAGCAGCAACGTGGACTTGCCCACCCCCGGCTCGCCGGCGAGCAGCACCACCGCGCCGGGCACCAGGCCGCCGCCGAGCACCCGGTCGAGCTCGCTCACGCCGGTGGGACGGGCCTTGGCCGGCGCGGCGCTGATGGTGGCGATCGGCCGGGCCGGCTCGGCCGGCATCCGCGAGCTGACCACCCGCCCGGAGACGGTCGGGCCGGTCACCGTGCACTCGACCACCGAGCCCCACTCGCCGCACTCGGGGCAGCGCCCCACCCACTTGGGCGGCTGGTGGCCGCAGGCGTCGCACTCGTAGGCGGGGCGGGGCTCGCGGGCGGCCCGGCCGCGCGGGGTCGCCCGGGAGGGTGTCGATCGGGGCGTCGTCACACCGGAACGTTAGTCCCCCCGTACGACGAAGCACCGCCGGCATGGCGGGTGCCACGCCGGCGGTGCCGGGTCGTCTTCCTCGGGGCGGGTCAGTCGTGACCGGAGCCCTCGGTGCCGCCCTCCGCGCCGTGCGCGCCCTCGCGCTGCACGATCTGGGACGGCTGCGGGAGCGGGGTCAGCGGGACGCCGACCGGGGCCGGGGTGCTGATGGTGCGGCCGTTGCCGAAGTCGAAGGTCAGGTTGACCTGCTGGCCGGCGAGCAGCGCCTGGTTGAGGCCGACGAGCTGGAGCGACCGGCCGCCCTGCACGTTGAGCTGGACGTAGCCGAGGGCGGGGATCTCGAACCGGGCCGTCTCGCCGGCCGGGGCCGACGGGCTCGGCGCGGCGGACGGGCCCTCCGACGCACCCTCGGACGGGCCGGCCGACCCGGACGGCGACCCGGAACCCGACGGCGACGCGCCCTCGGACGGCGACGCGGACCCGGACGGCGACGCGCCCTCCGACGGCGACTCGCTGGCCGACGCGGACGGGCTCGCCGAGGCGGACGCGCCGCCGCTGATCACGATGTCCCGCGCGCCGTCCGTGGTGACGGTCACCGTCACCGGGCTCTGCGTGTCGTTGTAGAGCACCGCGTTGACGGCGGCGTTCGCGCCGGCCTGGTAGCCGCCCGGACCCGGGTATTCCACGTAGAGCCCGCGCACCTTGTAGGCGTTGTCCGCACTCTGGGTGTTGACGCCCTGGACCGACGGCTCCTTGATGGCGGTCTCGGCCACCTGGCCGGCGCCGCAGCCGGTCGCCAGCAGGCCGGTCGCCGCCGCCACGCCGGACAGCAGCAGGGCCGCCCGCCGGGAACCCCTGATCGAGCGCGTCACGTCGGTCCTCCTCGTCACGATCCCCACCCGGCCGTCGCCGGGCACGGTGGCCATACCCGCGCAGACCGGCTTCAGGGTAGTTGGGGCTGATCGAGACCCGCACGCCGACCCGGCACCACCACCTTCCCGGGCACTCAGAGCATCCGGCCGCCGGTGACCAGCAGCACCACGTCGATCAGGGCCACCAGCAGCACGGCCCGGAACGCGGCCACCCCCCGGTCGCCGGAACGGCGGGCGTTGCGGCCGGCGTACCAGGTCAGGGGCGGGACCAGCGCGGCGGTCGCCACCGCCGACAGCCCGAACCACGACGGCGGCCCGGGCGGCCCGACGACCAGGGTGACGGTCGCGGCGAGCAGCAGCGCGGCGGCGGCCACCCGGCTGCCGGCCGCGCCGAGGCGGTGCGGCAGCCCCCGCACCCCGGTCCGGGCGTCGTCGGCCAGGTCGGGCAGCACGTTGGCGAAGTGCGCGCCGGCCCCCAGCAGGGCGGCGGCGGCCACCAGCCAGGCCGGCGGGGCGGGGGCGCCGGGCAGCGCGAGCACCACGAAGGCGGGCAGCGCGCCGAACGACACCGCGTAGGGCAGCACGGAGAACGGCGTCGACTTCAACGGCCGGTTGTAGGCCAGCGCGGAGACCAGGGCCACGGTCGCCCAGACCGCCGCCGTCCGGTTGGTCGCCGCCGTCGCGAGCAGCACCGTGGCCAGGGTCGCGGCCCGCGTCGCCAGCCCCACCGCGCGCCGGCTCACCGCGCCGGCGGCGACCGGCTTGTCGGTACGCCCCACCGCCGCGTCCCGGTCGGCGTCCAGGTGGTCGTTGGACCAGCCGACGGCGAGTTGGCTGGCGAGCACCGTGAGCGCCACCGCGGCGACCCCGGACGGGCGGTGCCCCACCCCCACGGCGAGCAGCCCCGCCACCACCGTCACCGCCGCGGCCGGCTCCGGGTGACTTGCCCTGAGCAGCCCTAACACCGTCGTCGCCATATGGGAAGTCTGGTCGTTACCGTCCGGTCGTGCCACGCTCGGTGCCATGCCTGACGGATCGTCCCCGGTGTCCGACCGGCCGCGCGTGCTGCCGCCGAACGATCCCCGGCAGTACGACGACCTGGCCGACGAGTGGTGGCGTCCGGACGGGGCGTTCGCCATGCTGCACTGGCTCG
This genomic window contains:
- a CDS encoding copper chaperone PCu(A)C, which codes for MTRSIRGSRRAALLLSGVAAATGLLATGCGAGQVAETAIKEPSVQGVNTQSADNAYKVRGLYVEYPGPGGYQAGANAAVNAVLYNDTQSPVTVTVTTDGARDIVISGGASASASPSASASESPSEGASPSGSASPSEGASPSGSGSPSGSAGPSEGASEGPSAAPSPSAPAGETARFEIPALGYVQLNVQGGRSLQLVGLNQALLAGQQVNLTFDFGNGRTISTPAPVGVPLTPLPQPSQIVQREGAHGAEGGTEGSGHD
- a CDS encoding peptide deformylase, yielding MTTEYAGLAGWTPAALPVPGEVRPVVSAPDPVLSRPGPEVDPTSDEIVRLAADLIATMRVSPGCVGLAAPQVGVGVQVFAVDVTGHPKAVTVHGTFVLCNARVVEATRWKSGREGCMSVPDLTGDVKRASRLVVEGLLPGSGAPVRLVTDGFEARALQHEIDHCHGLLFLDRVAGAHAIYQRKVYQ
- a CDS encoding UbiA family prenyltransferase, producing the protein MATTVLGLLRASHPEPAAAVTVVAGLLAVGVGHRPSGVAAVALTVLASQLAVGWSNDHLDADRDAAVGRTDKPVAAGAVSRRAVGLATRAATLATVLLATAATNRTAAVWATVALVSALAYNRPLKSTPFSVLPYAVSFGALPAFVVLALPGAPAPPAWLVAAAALLGAGAHFANVLPDLADDARTGVRGLPHRLGAAGSRVAAAALLLAATVTLVVGPPGPPSWFGLSAVATAALVPPLTWYAGRNARRSGDRGVAAFRAVLLVALIDVVLLVTGGRML
- the radA gene encoding DNA repair protein RadA; the protein is MTTPRSTPSRATPRGRAAREPRPAYECDACGHQPPKWVGRCPECGEWGSVVECTVTGPTVSGRVVSSRMPAEPARPIATISAAPAKARPTGVSELDRVLGGGLVPGAVVLLAGEPGVGKSTLLLDVAQQWAATAGSPSLVVSGEESVSQVRLRAERMNALHDQLWLAAESDLGAVLGHLDAVKPGLLVLDSVQTISTAGTEGVPGGVTQVRAVTAALVAVAKERGVATVLVGHVTKDGQVAGPRVLEHLVDVVLHFEGDKHSSLRMVRGVKNRFGAADEVGCFEMHEGGISSLADPSGLFLTRYSEPVPGTCVTVAMEGRRALVTEVQALIGATVAGSPRRTVSGLDGARLAMVLAVLQRRAERLTLHDREVFAATVGGIRVVEPAADLAVALAVASGGLNLAINPHLVAIGEVGLTGEVRRVGAVPRRLAEAARLGFRVALVPPGCGPESAGAGPENMRVMEVTDVRSALQCAARASAE
- a CDS encoding A/G-specific adenine glycosylase, with product MSEHTFATLVSRWYERNARDLPWRVPGVGAWAILVSEVMLQQTPVVRVLPAYEAWLARWPTPAALAADTPAEAIRMWGRLGYPRRAMRLHDCATAIVERHGGEVPDRLEHLLALPGVGTYTARAVAAFAYGQRHPVVDTNVRRVVCRAIAGEPDAGPATRPADLVATEELLPVEPAGAALASAAFMELGAVVCTARSPRCAVCPVESVCAWRASGQAAPAGPTRRPQRYAGTDRQVRGLLLAVLREATGPVPRQRLDQVWTDDVQRSRALAGLVTDGLVEPAGGESFRLAGDGPPVPAPALDA
- a CDS encoding glycine cleavage system protein R, which gives rise to MSELAITVIGRDRPGIVADVAEVLARLGANLTDSTMTRLRGHFAMTLICVGPAAADVEAALSPLAADGQLLATVRAVTPDGAAAPAGEPYVLAVHGADRMGIVAAMTRVLTDAGGNVTDLSTRLTGSLYVVVAEVDLPPGTFDEVAGRLARTAAELGVGVSLRPADTDLL
- the disA gene encoding DNA integrity scanning diadenylate cyclase DisA; this encodes MPIDRDASKTAGATPHARTGAVGSPARPISVSVTGSVGGASGDPLRANLALMAPGTALRDGLERILRGRTGALIVLGYDKVVEGLCTGGFPLDVEFSATRVRELCKMDGAVVLSSDGTRIVRAAVHLMPDPSIPTEESGTRHRTAERVARQTGYPVISVSQSMRIISLYVNGQRHVLDDSAAILSRANQALATLERYKLRLDEVSGTLSALEIEDLVTVRDAVAVVQRLEMVRRIADEIAGYVVELGTDGRLLALQLDELMAGVDADRTLVIRDYLPAGRKSRTLDEALVELDLLGATELIDLVAVAKAIGYPAASDALDAAVSPRGFRLLAKVPRLPVAIVDRLVLHFGSLQRLLGATVEDLQAVEGVGDARARGVREGLSRLAEASILERYV